In Amia ocellicauda isolate fAmiCal2 chromosome 5, fAmiCal2.hap1, whole genome shotgun sequence, a genomic segment contains:
- the ngfa gene encoding neurotrophin-7 isoform X1 — MGESKATAAVTAGQQRGEGSSDGRRQGNGQRWSPSLGTRQGPRFTWRHCKGRLPMRSSTLVLLFLISVQAVVNMGGDARTGASTGQDAKQSGGRPEQSSSSASSFPTSQHHHQNQHRSRSNHSPGVPDSVTTVDPKLFNKRRYRSSRVLFSDKPPDEAEATAVSRRGGEGRLGRPEGPGTRVRRRASKTEHRGEYSVCDSISNWVGNKTKATDMKGQEVTVLAEVNINNVVKKQYFFETTCSETKSRSPGSGCRGIDSRHWNSYCTNTHTYVRALTKDKKMVAWRFIRINTACVCVLSRKSWRH; from the exons ATGGGGGAAAGCAAA GCGACGGCTGCAGTGACAGCAGGGCAGCAGCGCGGCGAGGGCTCCTCCGATGGGAGGCGGCAGGGGAACGGCCAGCGCTGGAGCCCCTCTCTAGGAACCCGACAGGGGCCGCGCTTCACCTGGAGACATTGCAAAG GACGTTTGCCCATGAGGTCGTCGACTCTGGTCCTGCTCTTCCTGATCAGCGTCCAGGCTGTGGTGAATATGGGAGGGGATGCCCGGACCGGGGCGTCAACCGGGCAGGACGCCAAGCAGTCAGGGGGGCGACCAGAACAGAGCTCCTCTTCCGCCTCCTCCTTCCCCACCAGccaacatcatcatcaaaacCAGCATCGGAGCCGGAGCAATCACAGCCCTGGCGTCCCGGACTCCGTGACCACCGTGGACCCCAAACTTTTCAACAAGCGGCGCTACCGCTCATCCAGGGTGCTGTTCAGCGACAAACCGCCCGATGAGGCGGAGGCTACAGCGGTGAGCAGAAGGGGGGGCGAGGGGCGATTAGGGCGACCTGAGGGACCTGGGACGAGGGTCCGACGGCGTGCCAGTAAGACCGAGCACCGGGGGGAGTACTCGGTGTGTGACAGCATCAGCAATTGGGTGGGCAACAAAACCAAGGCCACCGACATGAAGGGGCAGGAAGTGACCGTGTTGGCCGAGGTCAACATCAACAACGTGGTCAAGAAGCAGTACTTTTTCGAGACCACTTGCAGCGAGACCAAGTCACGTTCCCCGGGGTCGGGGTGTCGGGGCATCGACAGCCGCCACTGGAACTCGTACTGCACCAACACCCACACCTATGTGCGGGCCCTGACCAAGGACAAAAAGATGGTAGCTTGGCGATTCATCCGCATCAACACTGCCTGTGTTTGCGTTCTCAGCAGGAAGTCCTGGAGACACTGA
- the ngfa gene encoding neurotrophin-7 isoform X2 — translation MRSSTLVLLFLISVQAVVNMGGDARTGASTGQDAKQSGGRPEQSSSSASSFPTSQHHHQNQHRSRSNHSPGVPDSVTTVDPKLFNKRRYRSSRVLFSDKPPDEAEATAVSRRGGEGRLGRPEGPGTRVRRRASKTEHRGEYSVCDSISNWVGNKTKATDMKGQEVTVLAEVNINNVVKKQYFFETTCSETKSRSPGSGCRGIDSRHWNSYCTNTHTYVRALTKDKKMVAWRFIRINTACVCVLSRKSWRH, via the coding sequence ATGAGGTCGTCGACTCTGGTCCTGCTCTTCCTGATCAGCGTCCAGGCTGTGGTGAATATGGGAGGGGATGCCCGGACCGGGGCGTCAACCGGGCAGGACGCCAAGCAGTCAGGGGGGCGACCAGAACAGAGCTCCTCTTCCGCCTCCTCCTTCCCCACCAGccaacatcatcatcaaaacCAGCATCGGAGCCGGAGCAATCACAGCCCTGGCGTCCCGGACTCCGTGACCACCGTGGACCCCAAACTTTTCAACAAGCGGCGCTACCGCTCATCCAGGGTGCTGTTCAGCGACAAACCGCCCGATGAGGCGGAGGCTACAGCGGTGAGCAGAAGGGGGGGCGAGGGGCGATTAGGGCGACCTGAGGGACCTGGGACGAGGGTCCGACGGCGTGCCAGTAAGACCGAGCACCGGGGGGAGTACTCGGTGTGTGACAGCATCAGCAATTGGGTGGGCAACAAAACCAAGGCCACCGACATGAAGGGGCAGGAAGTGACCGTGTTGGCCGAGGTCAACATCAACAACGTGGTCAAGAAGCAGTACTTTTTCGAGACCACTTGCAGCGAGACCAAGTCACGTTCCCCGGGGTCGGGGTGTCGGGGCATCGACAGCCGCCACTGGAACTCGTACTGCACCAACACCCACACCTATGTGCGGGCCCTGACCAAGGACAAAAAGATGGTAGCTTGGCGATTCATCCGCATCAACACTGCCTGTGTTTGCGTTCTCAGCAGGAAGTCCTGGAGACACTGA